Genomic DNA from Roseburia intestinalis L1-82:
AGAATCTGCACCGGGTAAGGTATGTTATTCATTTGAGGAGGTGCTTTCTGCAATTACAGATAAGGACTTTGAATATGAAAAAGTTGAACAATATATCACACATCATTTTGATTATATAGACAGCGGTGCATCGGATCGTGTGATAGATTGGATTTTACTTGGAAAGATGCCTGAGAATATCAGTAATGCGATTAAGAAAAAACAGGAAGAAATACAGCGTATGCATGAGCTTGATTTTGCTACAGGTATGTTGGTACAACAGGATGACTAAGCTACTGTTCACACACTGTGTGAGCAGTAGCAATTACAGCCCCATGCATCTTCGATGCATGGGGCTGTAATCTGGCATAATATAGTCTTTGGCGCACAGTTTGACAGCAAGTGTCAAACTTGCGAGTGAACAGTAACATGACTAATACAGATACAAAAGGTATAGACAGACGCAAAATTGACGGAAAAATTGGTGTATGCTATAATTCATGGTAAGAGAATATGCGCAAAGCGTGCATTCTATTATCTATGGTAATAAGGTTGCATTAGTCGTAATGGAGAGTGAATGCAATGGAAAATGGATTAAAAGAATTGCAGCAACGTTTAGTTGAAATGCTGTCGTCTTTTCAGAAATTTACACAACAGAATGGAATGATTTTTTTTCTGGTAGGCGGAAGTGCGTTAGGTGCAGTCAGACATCAGGGATTTATACCATGGGACGACGACGTGGATATTGCAATGATGCGGGAAGATTTCGAAAAAATGGAATACCTGATGAGTCTGCAGCATGACCGGCTGGGTGAATTTATATATTCACCGGTCGAGAAGCATATGATACCGGATGCGCCAATTGGTTATTTATATGATACCTTGCATGCAGATGCCGGATATGAAAATACGGCAAAAATAGACATACATCCGATTGATGGTGTTCCAAAATCGGGAGTATTAAAGAAGGTTCAGAAGTGGACATCACTTATTTATTATTTGTCAGAATATCGTCTTCCAGTTAAAAATAAAGGAAAAGCAATCCGGAATATTTCAAAGGTAATTCTTAAAATAACCCCCGGTTTTATATTCCGGTTTTATATGAGAGTGTGTAAAAAGATCATGACATCATGGAGAACTTCGGATAGTGAGTATATCTGTAGCTTATTTGGGGTTGCCGGGTATGAGAGGGAAGTGATGCCGAAAAGTTATCTGCTTCCATTAAAAGAGGCTGATTTTGAGAATAAAGTTTTTATGATACCGGGAAATTATGATCCGTATTTGAAAAGGCTGTATGGAGATTATAAGAAAATGCCTCCTGAGATGGAGCAGCATCCCAGACATAAGATACATGAGCTATATAAAAAATAACCGGGTGGTGTAAAGAAAATCGTGCAGGCAATCAAAAAAAAGTTAAAACGAATAATAAAGTTATTTATAACATATAAAATCGAAAATGATACCAGAGTATATCAGTTAAAGTACACACCGTTTACTGTTAAAAAATCATTAATAAAAAAAACATTTCAACAATATGGTAATACTTCCATAAACACAAAAAAGATTATATTTGATAATTATATGGGACATGGATACGGATGCAATTGTAAGTATGTGACGGAAGAATTAATACGTCGCGGAACGGATTTTGATTTAGTTTGGATTGTGAAAGATGCAAATGCACATAAAGGGGAATTTCCCCCCAAGGTGAGGCTGGTTGAATATGGATCTAAAGAAGCTATGTTTGAATATTATACAGCGGCTGTATGGGTATGTAATTATCATTTGATTCATTATTGGAATCAGGGACTGGTAAAAAGATTTGGACAGTATTATATTCAGATGTGGCATGGATCATTTGGAATAAAAAAGATCGAAAAAAACTGTGATTGTTTAACCAATAGTCAAAGTTGGACATATCTTGCCAAAAAAAATTCGCAGAATACCGATTTTTGGATTTCGAATAGTTTTTTCGAAGATGAAGTATATCAGAATGCTTTTTGGTCGGTAAAAAATATTTTGAAATTAGGTCATCCCAGAAATGATATCTTTTTTAAGGATGGACAGGATCTTGTGGAGAAAAAAGTGCGCAAGAGTTTATCAATTGATGGAAAAGATAAAATTTTGCTATATGTGCCGACTTTCCGAGAAAAGCTTGATTTTCCTAATTATAAACTGGATATTGAAAAATTAAAAAAAGCTTTGGAAAAGAAAACAGACCAATCCTGGAAAATTGTTGTAAGACTGCATCCAAGGATGCAGAATTCGTTGGAAAAGGTTTGTATAGATGAAAAAAAACAGATTGTGAAAGCAGATGCTTATCCTGATATTCAGGAGTTATTAGCAGCAGCACAAGTGGTGATCACAGATTACTCCAGTTGTATTTTTGATTTTTTATTAACAGTAAGACCTGGCTTTTTATTTGTGCCT
This window encodes:
- a CDS encoding CDP-glycerol--poly(glycerophosphate) glycerophosphotransferase yields the protein MQAIKKKLKRIIKLFITYKIENDTRVYQLKYTPFTVKKSLIKKTFQQYGNTSINTKKIIFDNYMGHGYGCNCKYVTEELIRRGTDFDLVWIVKDANAHKGEFPPKVRLVEYGSKEAMFEYYTAAVWVCNYHLIHYWNQGLVKRFGQYYIQMWHGSFGIKKIEKNCDCLTNSQSWTYLAKKNSQNTDFWISNSFFEDEVYQNAFWSVKNILKLGHPRNDIFFKDGQDLVEKKVRKSLSIDGKDKILLYVPTFREKLDFPNYKLDIEKLKKALEKKTDQSWKIVVRLHPRMQNSLEKVCIDEKKQIVKADAYPDIQELLAAAQVVITDYSSCIFDFLLTVRPGFLFVPDLEHYDQERGFYYKLEETPFPIAHTNEELIHNIENFNQEKYSMQVEDFLKKKGSVEDGEASVRVCNLIESIVSEKEIRG
- a CDS encoding LicD family protein produces the protein MENGLKELQQRLVEMLSSFQKFTQQNGMIFFLVGGSALGAVRHQGFIPWDDDVDIAMMREDFEKMEYLMSLQHDRLGEFIYSPVEKHMIPDAPIGYLYDTLHADAGYENTAKIDIHPIDGVPKSGVLKKVQKWTSLIYYLSEYRLPVKNKGKAIRNISKVILKITPGFIFRFYMRVCKKIMTSWRTSDSEYICSLFGVAGYEREVMPKSYLLPLKEADFENKVFMIPGNYDPYLKRLYGDYKKMPPEMEQHPRHKIHELYKK